A stretch of Gossypium hirsutum isolate 1008001.06 chromosome A06, Gossypium_hirsutum_v2.1, whole genome shotgun sequence DNA encodes these proteins:
- the LOC107962755 gene encoding uncharacterized protein: protein MRGLNLYPWSLKLFTGHLIELPKTSLISILLQENCPIDLKEAISSVIFASARCEEIPKLKDVTKHLTTKYGKDFTTSALELHPDSGVGRMLVDKLSVKAPDGPTKLKILTAIAEEHNIKRDPESFGAKESKVYDNLMNGPSTLPEATKISAGPHNTQASTSYYVQRPPSVQDPKHIAKSDVPSSFYQHKSRLSLHPKNFDYSNTSANNSISSVAYHPRSKPQQTENRGMEFRNSTYRNESASPREHGNMEFKDATAAAQVAAEERASMAAPATAELSSHGNIAPQYSMESNISGHGMRDEEPRKYIGSASQYEYLARHPVDTSFHERNSTKYEQTDRNEQHNRTGETENGFTNFVKNDGKSTHCSSKSTVDSFNEKPSVNNQIPDAYSQINSSVGREMEHFSEVTMKRNSGNEMQFVNELHGIKNLQNVDDHDVRDCEQSSYSSHSRSNTFINDCDVTSNLDWQKSENDNRNSGEKMQFVNELHDRKNYDVTDYHEERIGKHSSFSSSSSSSIFNDDVGVVSNFNPQKLGNFSVENSVLLNDKGSLQRNTIETTYTFFDDEGTFDFEEEHKVHEDNMNLSYPFQRSSAHPCPCTNSLGFKQKVGSQKEPYSQSHIFSEQRSTPVFFESSSSSTVPSHGNDLPPTFDKYGPSSESEDEVDKSDRNNNPSIGSQKRNMDSHQAENSVFNQRLAGGMEDTELSNDSSPEESKELNFGKLIGGLRNKGYRHPPYLKIPQGSALSSGEAENDTSARIKQTSPPLAVEDSISTRFYNQEWCSRKGSGEVSQKLNKRISVTCVDSSDDDFEEERPKQTFSSTRDLYNILPSSEENKRSTSRVPMPYFDSGNSDSDEDLPKTRSKVHSSIGFSHKTTASPNSGKGSTLKATVSSESTLVSNPIPYFGPGNSDSDEDLPKTSSKARSSTIFSHRTTASPNARRGSTLKTTVSSESKLVFDPMPHFGPGNSDSDEDLPKTSSKTRSSMIFLIGQLPLQMQEEVPLLKLQFPLNQR, encoded by the exons ATGCGGGGATTAAACCTTTACCCTTGGTCTTTAAAACTCTTTACAGGACATCTGATTGAGCTGCCAAAAACTAGTTTGATTTCTATCCTCCTGCAAGA AAACTGCCCAATTGACTTGAAAGAAGCAATTTCAAGTGTCATTTTCGCATCTGCAAGGTGTGAGGAGATACCAAAACTCAAGGATGTCACCAAACATCTTACAACAAAATACGGAAAAGATTTTACTACTTCCGCTCTTGAACTGCATCCTGATTCTGGTGTTGGTCGAATG TTGGTTGACAAGTTATCTGTCAAAGCACCAGATGGCCCAACCAAACTCAAAATTTTGACTGCAATTGCTGAGGAACACAACATTAAGCGGGACCCTGAATCATTTGGAGCAAAAGAGTCAAAGGTTTATGACAACTTGATG AATGGACCAAGTACTTTACCAGAGGCCACCAAAATTTCGGCAGGTCCTCATAATACCCAAGCTTCAACAAGTTATTATGTACAGAGACCTCCTAGTGTTCAAGATCCAAAACACATTGCTAAAAGTGATGTGCCCTCAAGCTTCTATCAGCACAAATCAAGATTATCTCTTCATCCTAAAAACTTTGATTATTCAAATACTAGTGCCAATAATTCAATCTCCTCTGTAGCTTACCATCCAAGATCAAAACCTCAAC AAACTGAAAATCGAGGGATGGAATTCAGGAATTCAACTTATAGGAATGAGAGTGCTTCACCTAGGGAACATGGGAATATGGAATTCAAGGATGCTACTGCTGCTGCTCAGGTAGCTGCAGAAGAGCGAGCGAGTATGGCTGCTCCAGCTACTGCTGAACTTTCAAGTCATGGAAATATTGCCCCTCAGTACTCAATGGAATCTAACATATCAGGTCATGGTATGAGAGACGAGGAACCAAGAAAATATATTGGCTCGGCCTCTCAGTATGAATATCTTGCTAGACATCCAGTTGATACTTCCTTTCATGAAAGGAATTCTACAAAGTATGAACAAACTGACAGAAACGAACAACATAATCGAACAGGAGAGACTGAAAATGGTTTTACTAACTTTGTGAAGAATGATGGTAAATCTACTCACTGTTCTTCTAAGTCGACTGTGGATTCCTTCAATGAAAAACCATCAGTGAATAATCAAATTCCAGATGCATATTCTCAAATAAACTCATCTGTAGGCAGGGAAATGGAACATTTTTCTGAAGTGACTATGAAGAGAAACTCAGGCAATGAGATGCAGTTTGTGAACGAATTGCATGGTATTAAGAATCTTCAGAATGTTGATGATCATGATGTGAGGGACTGTGAACAGTCAAGCTATTCTTCTCATTCTCGATCAAACACTTTCATCAATGATTGTGATGTCACCTCTAATTTAGATTGGCAAAAGTCAGAAAATGATAATAGAAACTCAGGTGAAAAGATGCAATTTGTGAATGAACTGCATGATAGAAAGAATTATGATGTTACTGATTATCATGAAGAAAGGATTGGGAAGCATTCAAGCTTTTCTTCATCTTCTAGTTCAAGTATttttaatgatgatgttggtgttGTATCAAATTTCAATCCTCAAAAGTTGGGAAATTTTTCTGTTGAGAATTCTGTTCTTCTCAATGATAAAGGAAGCCTTCAAAGAAACACAATTGAAACAACATATACTT TTTTTGATGATGAAGGTACTTTTGATTTTGAGGAGGAGCACAAGGTACATGAAGACAATATGAACCTTTCATATCCATTTCAAAGATCATCGGCTCATCCATGTCCATGTACAAATTCTTTGGGCTTTAAGCAGAAGGTTGGATCACAAAAAGAGCCCTATTCACAATCGCATATTTTCTCAGAGCAGCGGTCTACTCCTGTCTTCTTTGAAAGTTCATCAAGCTCGACAGTTCCTTCACATGGAAATGACTTGCCTCCAACTTTTGATAAGTATGGCCCTAGCTCAGAAAGTGAAGATGAAGTAGACAAGTCTGATAGGAACAACAATCCTAGTATAGGGAGTCAGAAAAGGAATATGGATTCCCACCAAGCTGAAAACAGTGTTTTCAATCAACGGTTGGCTGGGGGCATGGAAGATACTGAACTTTCTAATGATTCTAGTCCGGAAGAAAGTAAGGAATTGAACTTTGGGAAGTTGATAGGTGGCCTTCGAAATAAGGGCTATAGGCATCCACCATATTTAAAGATTCCTCAAGGGAGTGCTTTATCCTCTGGAGAGGCAGAGAATGATACATCTGCTAGAATTAAACAAACATCCCCACCCCTAGCTGTGGAGGATTCAATTAGTACTAGATTTTACAATCAAGAATGGTGCAGTAGGAAAGGGAGTGGTGAAGTGAGTCAAAAACTCAACAAGAGAATATCAGTTACTTGTGTTGATTCTAGTGATGATGACTTTGAGGAGGAAAGACCAAAACAGACTTTTAGTAGCACTCGAGACCTATACAACATACTGCCAAGCtctgaagaaaataaaagatcaACCTCAAGGGTCCCCATGCCATATTTTGATTCAGGAAATAGTGATTCCGATGAAGATCTTCCTAAAACACGTTCAAAGGTTCATTCAAGCATTGGTTTTTCTCACAAGACAACTGCCTCCCCGAATTCAGGAAAAGGTTCCACTCTTAAAGCTACAGTTTCCTCCGAATCGACGCTAGTTTCTAACCCCATACCATATTTTGGTCCAGGAAATAGTGATTCTGATGAAGATCTTCCTAAAACAAGTTCAAAGGCTCGTTCAAGCACAATTTTTTCTCATAGGACAACTGCCTCTCCAAATGCACGAAGAGGTTCCACTCTTAAAACTACAGTTTCCTCTGAATCGAAGCTAGTTTTTGACCCCATGCCACATTTTGGTCCAGGAAATAGTGATTCTGATGAAGATCTTCCTAAAACAAGTTCAAAGACTCGTTCAAGCATGATTTTTCTCATAGGACAACTGCCTCTCCAAATGCAAGAAGAGGTTCCACTCTTAAAACTACAGTTTCCTCTGAATCAAAGGTAG
- the LOC107962757 gene encoding uncharacterized protein, whose product MASKLQQLQSKACQASKFVAKNGTAYYKQLLEQNKQYIQEPPTVEKCNELSKQLFYTRLASIPGRNEAFWKELDYVKNLWKNRQELKVEDAGIAALFGLECFAWFCAGEIVGRGFTFTGYYP is encoded by the exons ATGGCGTCAAAATTGCAGCAGTTGCAATCTAAGGCGTGTCAAGCGTCGAAGTTTGTGGCAAAAAACGGAACTGCTTACTACAAGCAATTGTTGGAACAGAATAAGCAATATATTCAGGAGCCACCAACAGTGGAGAAGTGCAATGAGCTGTCTAAGCAGCTGTTTTATACTCGACTTGCCAG TATCCCTGGCCGTAACGAGGCATTCTGGAAGGAGCTTGATTATGTCAAGAATCTGTGGAAGAATAGGCAAGAACTGAAGGTTGAAGACGCTGGTATTGCTGCATTGTTTGGACTGGAATGCTTTGCATGGTTTTGTGCTGGTGAGATAGTGGGGAGGGGTTTTACTTTTACTGGTTACTATCCCTAA